A window of Taeniopygia guttata chromosome 25, bTaeGut7.mat, whole genome shotgun sequence genomic DNA:
aattttttggtgggttttttgcaggttttagtgggtttttgtggttttttatggggttttgtgggttttttgtgggtttttagtGGGTTCTagtgatttttttggtgtttcttgggtggatttttaaagaaatgggTCTGAAAGGAGTCAGAAGTGAGGAGCTGGATGGGAAATCTGgaattccctgctcccacaTGGAATATTGAACGGAATTCCAGGCCCCAGTGATTCATGGAATTCCAGCCAagttttcccaattttttggtgggtttgggtgggttttagtgggttttttttggtggatttttgtggttttttcacAGGTTTTagtggggtttttgtgggtttttcatGGGTTTTTGTGGGctttagtggggtttttttgtgtttgggtggattttccatggaaatggGTCTGAAAGGAGTCAGAAGTGAGCAGGTGGGTGGGAAATCTGGATCTGCCTGCTCCCACATGGAATATTGAGTTCCACCCAAGTTTTAcaattttttggtgttttttcacgggttttagtgtttttttgtgatttcgagtgttttttttggtgttgtttgggtggattttccatggaaatggGGATGAAATGATTCAGAAGTGAGCAGCTGGGTGGGAAACCTGGAATTCCCCACTCCCACATGGAATATTGAGTTCCACCCAAGTTTTAcaatttttggtgggttttagtgggtttttttggtggtttttgggtgggttttccATGGAGATGGGGCTGGAAGGAGTCCGAAGTGAGCAGCTGGGTGGGAAACCTGGAATTCCCCAATCCCACAGGGAATACTGGACAGAATCCCACctccttccccatcccactgatcccCCATCGTTCCCTCAAcaacatttcccattttccccccatttccccacacttttttgctattttcccccatttccccctcattGATCCCACAATTTCCCCCCACAATTccccccccatttctccccattttccccccgcattttccccattttcctcccatattttccccattcccccccattcccccctcccatttcccccccatttcccccattcccccccacTTCCCcctcatttctccccatttcccccccaactTCCCCCCCattctttccccatttcccccccattttttcaccattttcccccatttttttccccattttcctcccatattttccccatttcccccctcattttcccccctatttcccccccatttttcccccatttttccccattttcctcccatttttccctccaaGGCTACCACTTCCCGGAGTGGGCGTACAAGACAGAGTCGAGCCCCGGCTCGCGGCAGATCCAGCTGTGGCACTtcatcctggagctgctgcagaaggaGGAGTTCCGGCACGTCATCGCCTGGCAGCAGGGCGAGTACGGCGAGTTCGTCATCAAGGACCCCGACGAGGTGGCGCGGCTCTGGGGGCGCCGCAAGTGCAAGCCCCAGATGAACTACGACAAGCTCAGCCGGGCCCTCAGGTCAGcaaatttgggtttttccctttttttccccatgaattttggggttttctagCGGGGTGTCATGCCGGTGTTGGCTCGTCCATCGGGGATTTGGTGGCACGGCTCTGGGGGCGCTGCAAGTGCAAGCCCCAGATGAACTAGGGCAAGCTCAGCCGGGCCCTCAGGTCAGGGAAATTGgggttttctgcttttcttccatgagttttagggttttttccccttttctcccattaattttggggttctctggTGGGTGTCATACTGGGGTTAGCCCAGCTCTGGGTTTGGTGGTGTGGCTCTGGTGGCACCACAAATGCAAGGCCCAGATGAACTACGACAAGCTCAGCTGCGCCCTCAGGTCCattaaatttggggttttctgctttttttccatgaatgttggggtttttcccttttttccccgtgaattttggggttttctggtgGGGTGTTGTGCTGGTGTTGGCTCATCCatcagggtttggggtgctggggttGGCCCGGCTCTGGTGGCACCAGAAATGGAAACCCCACATGAACTAAGACAAGCTCAGCTGTGCCCTCAGGTCAGCcaaattgggatttttccccttttttccatgaattttgggtttttttccccttttttccatgaattttggggttttccagcTGGTATCATTCTGGTGTTGGCTCGTCCatcagggtttggggtgctggggttGAGCAGGAAATTAGGAAAGAGCTCCTCAGGAATTCTGGATTTTTAAGGATATTTGAGTTttttccaacccagaccatgCCAGAATTCTATATTTTGTTTAAACAGGAAATTAGGAAGGAATCCTTTAGGAATTCTGGATTTTTAAGGATATTTAAGCTGCATTCCAGCCCCaaccatcccaaaattccatatTTTGGTTAAGCaggatattaggaaggaatcCTTCTGGAATTAGGAAGGGATTCTGGATTTTTGAGTGCTTTGatccattttttggggggttttttcccattaaaaaaaaaaaaaattatttgcagatATTATTACAACAAGAGGATCCTGCACAAGACCAAGGGCAAAAGATTCACCTACAAATTCAACTTCAACAAACTGGTGATGCCCAATTATCCCTTCATCAACATCCGGCCCAACGGTGAGccccaggaatttgggaattagGGAATtctgggtgggaatgggggggaaaaaccaaaaaaaaaacccaacccgGGGATGTGGAATattgttttttccccagccagcctggataaaataaaaaaagcaaaacctggGAGCAAATCCCAGATGCAGAGGGGGATGTGGGGTCGTATTTATCTTTCcccggggatttttgggatttgggggataaGAGGATCAGCCTTGGGATGCACTCCCGGAGTGGCTCAGGTGAGTTTATGGTGTAAAAATCCACggctttttctcccttctctccccctttttcctgctccttttcacccaaaaattgcAGGTTTTTAACCCGTTCTTGCCCTGGGGTTGGGAGGGATTCCGTAGGGACACGGCAGGAATTCCTTGGATTTTGGTTAAAAAtcagaaatccttccctggagAAGGGAGGATAATGAGAAAGGGATTGGGAATGGAGCATAAATGTCCCTTTTTTGCCCTAAAATGGTTTTGCCAGGTTTATCCTGGAATCAGTAGCGGTTTCCTGGGAAAAGGGTCTCTCCAAGGGGATTTTAAAGGGAATTAAACCCCCTAAGAGCCAAATTCCTACAGCTGAGGGATTGTCCCGATCAGGCACAGTGGGAAAATGAATCCATCAAAACAGGAAACCCCTCTGGAAGTTCATattcccagaaattccaaaCATTGCTCCTCACAAAATCTCAATTTAGAGGAGCTGGGCctagcaggagctgctccagtggAAAGCCTGGATGGcaaatccagcaggaaaaaaagcaggaaaagtgGGCAAATTGGTGATTATTTAAtccaaaaagacagaaaatcccCCTGAAAGTCAATATTCCTGGAAATTCCAAACTTTTCTCCTCACAAAATCTCAATTTAGTGGGGCCTAGCCCAGCACACTCTGCTGCAGGGCAAAGCCTGGAAGGCCAATCCAGCAGGgaacaaagcaggaaaaaaaaacagaaaaaaatggggaaattggtGATTATTGAATCCATGAAGGTACAAAATCCCTCTGGAAGTTGATATTTCCAAAAACTCCAAACTTTTctccacaaaaaatcccaatttagAGGAGCTGGGCctagcaggagctgctccaggggaaAGTGGGGAGCACCaatccagcagggaaaaaaacaagaaaaatggggaaattggtGATTATTTAAtccaaaaagataaaaaaactGCCTGCAACTCGTtgttcccaaaaattccaaacttTTCTCCTCAGAAAAGTCCAGATTTGGAGGATCCTGATCCAGCTTCCAGGGCAAAGCCTGGAACAGTGATCCAGCAGGGAAAATAGGGATAGAAGCAGATtctgtgtggggaaaaaagggatttttccaggctggagcttctggccggcgccgccgcctcccctcCCTGAGGGAATCTCcgaggttttgtttttccaaggcTCCGGGAAggccaaaaaacaaaaacaaaaagggagAAATTCCTCCAGGTGTTGGTGTCTCCTTCACCTGTGTGGGCCctgctggggtttgttttcttttctttttttttttttttgggggagaagggaatgtcttttccaaGCCAAGGAACGGGGGTGGGAAGATGTGTCTGGAGCTGCAATTCCGTAATTAACTGGGAGCAAACGAGTCTGGGCAgttcccagcccctgctccctcctggccctggggcgctcgggaacaaaaataatttgggagaatttggaAGGCTCCTGGTTaatcccagcccctctccttcCCGCCCCCGTGGGGGTTGGGGTAGCAAacctggaatttggggtttttctccaGGATTTCCCCTCCCTCACTgagattttgggtgggaatttGAGGGATTTGGGTGGGAATTTGAGGGATTTAGGTGGGAATTTGAGATATTTCTGTGGATGTTTGAGATGTTTCCATGGATTGGTGAGATCCCCCCTCAGAGGACAGATTTTGATGAATATCCTAGGTATTTCCTTGGATATTGGGGATATTTGATGTATTTCTATGGATTGATGACTTTTCCCCTCACAGAAGATGTTTCCGTGGACATTGGAGatatttccatggatttttgaaatatttttatggatGTTGGGAGACATTTCCATGGATTgatgagatcccctctcagATGAGATATTTCCATGGATATCTAGGCTTTTTCCATGGGTATTTGAGACATTTCCATGGATATTTCAGACATTTCCATGGATATTTGAGGTTTTTGCATGGATATTTCAGCCATTCCCATTGATATTTCAGCCATTTCCATGGATATTTGAGGTTTTTCCGTGGacatttgaggtttttttatggatattagatttttttccatggatATTTCAGCCATTCCCATGGATATTTCAGCCATTCCCATGGATATTTGAGTTTTTTCCCgtggatattttatttttttccatggatATTTCAGCCATTCCCATGGATATTTCAGCCATTCCCATTAACCGATGTGCTCCCCGCTCGGATCAGAGCTTCACCCGGACATTTCAAGCCCTTCCCTAGACTTCCCCGCCATCCCCATGGATTTCAGCCAGCTCCCCCCACAcctccagccccgctccccaaaccccctcactgttttttcccttttcccccttttttccccgcGCAGGCGTGGTCCCGCAGAGCGCGCCGCCGGTGCCCACGGCCTCGTCCCGCTTCCACTTCCCGCCGCTGGAGCCGCACTCGCCGGgcgaggaggcggcggcgcgcTTCGCGCCGGGCACGCTGCTGCCGCCGCACGCCGAGGCGCTGCCCGACGCCGAGAGGAAGCCGGAGCCCGCCGAGCTGGAGGAGAGCGGGCCGGACTGGCGCCGGGAGCTGCTGGCGCCGGCGCACGCGGCGGCCGGCGGCGCGGCGCCCGCGGGGCCCAAGCGCAAGCCCGAGGTGGTGCTGCCGCTCTTCTCGCGGCCCGGCGTGTTCCCCGAGCACCCGCACAGCCCCTTCGCCGTGTCGCCGCTGCCGGGCCGCCCCGGCGTGCTCAACGTGCCCATCTCGCCGGCGCTGTCGCTGACGCCCACGCTCTTCTCCTACAGCCCCTCGCCGGGGCTCAGCCCCTTCGCCGCCGCcggcagcagctgcttctccttcAACCCCGAGGAGATGAAGCACTACCTGCACTCGCAGGCCTGCTCCGTCTTCAACTACCACCTGAGCCCGCGGACGTTCCCCCGCTACCCGCTGGTGGTGCCGCCGCTGCAGTGCCCGGTGCCGCTGGAGGAGCCGCCGCAGTTCCCCATCAAGCTGCAGCCGCCGCCCGCCGGCCGCAAGAACCGCGAGCGCCTGGAGAGCCCCGAGGCCGCCGGCCCGCCCCGCGTCAAGGTGGAGCCCGCGGCGCCCgaccaggagcagcagcagcacgaggaggaggaggaggaggaggagaaggtcCCGcggaaggaggaggaggaggaagaggaggagaaggcgGCGGTGTTCGCCCGCCCGGCGGCCCCGGCGTGGGCGCCCGGCGCGGCTCAGCCCGGCTCGTCCGGGGAGGAGAGCGCGGAGAAGGTGCCGCGGGAGTGCCCCGGCGAGGCCGGCGGCCAAGAGAGGAGGGAGGACGCCCTGATGCCCCCCAAGCTGCGGCTGAAGCGCCGCTGGAACGGAGATTCCCGGCAGGAAGCGCCCGAGGATTCCCGGCCCAACGGGATCTGGCACCTGCCCAAAGCCGTGGCCGCCGCCTCCGACACCTAATCCCGGCCGGAGCGCACAAACCTTGGAGACACCCGGAGCAGCGTCCGTGTATTTATGTAGCAAGGTTGCCGAGCAGTTCGGGATTCAGCGGGGAGGGGGGCGGGCCAGGcctgggaatttttagggaatttcGGGGGTGGGAGAAGGGAGGGGGGCGGGCAGCTTCGGGCTTTGTGTTGTTTCTGTTGTTGACTTGCAGGTGAAGACGCCGCAATTCCCGCTCGCTTTTCCCGGGAAAAGCCGGCTCCAGCTCCAGGACTGGCACGGAGGAATTCCAGGCGCGGCCTcggggccgctcccgggccTTTTGGGACACCGGGAATCTCCAGATCCGGGGACGGGGGGGcggttttttttgggatttttcggggtttttttacGGATGCGAGGTTTTCCCGGCCATCCAGGAGCtggtttggttctttttttttttgttttttgttttttgttttttcttttttgggaaaaggaggagcTTGGGAATTTTGCATCGGGAATTTTGCACTGTCCacggagcggggctggggcggggggGAAAAGGATTCAGGAAAACTCTCGGAGAATCGGGATGGAGGCCGCGTCGTTCCCGGCGGATTTCCAGggaaaattccccttttcccgcctttctttctctctctctctctctctctctctctcgcaGAAGCCATGAGCAAAACTCCAAACTTTTTcagggaatgggaacgggaataaCACAAAATTAACCGGATGCCTTTAATCCTAACGCATTAAATAtgttggggtttggttttttttgtttctgtgtgcCCGGAGCGGGGATTTTTTTCCCGCTCCGGAATCCGTGtgggtggaatttttgggaatgcTTGGAAGGAGCGCTGGAATGATTGTGGTGAGTCCCGGGAATGCCGGAATTCCCGGCACCATTCCCAGATTTTTGGACCCTCCCCCGCCCTTTTCTCCCCGTTTGACTCATGccttaaagaaaagaaaaacaaaccacgTTTGgactttttctgggaattttttccGGGAGCGCTCGGATGTCGTGGATCCTTCCtggtttttgggggaaatcccAAACGCCGCCGTTCCCCCGCGCAGCAGCGGAATTCCGAAGGCTCCGGATTGGGCTCCCAGCGGGACCGACCCTCGGGAAGCGCCGGGACGGAGCCGGGAGCTGCCCAGGATTCGCTCTCGGAGCtcggattttgggaattccgggctGGGGGAGGAAATTCCCTGCTGGGATCCCGGGAGcgattcccaaattcccagcccGGCCGGGCCTGGGACCCTTGGAATGTGCAGTTGGGAGGAGCTGGGGCGGAGAAGCCCCGGATGATCCCAAAAAAGCGACCGGAGAGGCGCCAGGACGAACTCAGGAATCACACGAGGGGCCTTTCCCGGAATTCCcgcagatcccaaatcccagcgcCGGAACCGTCgggagaaacaaaaacaaaaaaaggggggaaaatccCGGATTTTTCCCACCCCTCCTCTCCAATCCTTTGGAATCGAAATCCCAcgggaagagaaggaaaaaaagttggaatttttgtggctttaaaaaaggattttttgggattgggagttttttgggaaGGGTGGGAATGTTGGAGTTTCTCGTCACAGCCATtgcactgcaaaaaaaaaaaaacaaaaaacaaaaccaagattaaaagtggaaatgaaaataaaaaacttgGGAGAGTTCAGGGAATTCCGGACTCAGGACGACGGATCCGGCGCCTCTCGggaattccagaattcccaacagagcccaggaggaggaaaaacaaaaagaaaaagcaggaagaggagaaggaaaaggtcaaaaaaaaccaaaaactgatttaaaggaaaaaaaaatcaaccagatcaaaattttatgaaaaaaatctgaaatttcaaggaaaaattcctaaaattccACCGTGCCAAACCATTgaacaacaaacaaacccatGGGAAGTTGGGAATGGTTGGAATTCTCTCCTGGACGAATTTGCCCCGGAGCATGATCCCGTTTTTTCcagcagttgtttttttttttcgttaattttgcttctttttcgTAGCAAATCCGTAGGAAAAAcgtttaaaaaattaaaaagtaaaaaaaaaaaaaagactttttgaTGGGACAGCCCCAAAcagggggaatttttggggaggaatttccccaagaaggaggaaaaggaggaaaaatccaACAGCATTAATGGGGTTGTCCcggatttttttatttattccataattatgttgaggttttttattattttaagctGTTATTCCgttggtttctttcttttttttcgcGTCTCAGCATCCTGGtgggattaaaaataaaaacccaggAATTTTCTCTCGGTTGAAATCATCAAAACTCCGGAAAAACTTTGGATTTTCCGGGAAATACTTTGATTTTTTAGCGCTTTTTAAACCGATATTTACGCTTTTTTTCGGGTTGAAAAAACCCCTTTTTCGAGGGATTTCGAGGGATTTGAACTCTCCCCGGTGGGAATCCGGCAGGAATCCTTCGGGAAAATCGATGGAATTTGGGGACGGGGAGCGTGGCTTTGTACATAGGGTGTAAAGTagaggggcaaaaaaaaaaaacaaaacaaaaaaaaagacaaaaaatccgaaatttgtgcctttaaaattaaattccgATTTctattaaaatcagatttaagAAAGGGttgcatatatatattatatatatatatgatggAATGCTAGAGAAATTTATGGataatatacatatttttttccaggggTATCCCATAGCTCCGTATTTTGTTATGGAagttgaacaaaaaaaaaacacggaaaaaagtttaaaaaaaaaagcgaaaaataaaagtattttaccTCGAATTCAGAACGTTAAATAAAAACCTTTTAACAGAGAGGCGCCGCTGCTTTCTTTGGGACTTTTCCCGAGGTTTccccgggatttgggatttttgggaagggaTTCCCGGGATCCCCGAAATTCcccagaaattcctgctgcttccgtctttggggtttttgggtgtccccaaatctacactgtccccatgtccccaagtctTTTATGTCCCCAAATCCACACTGTCCCCATGGGTGTCCCCAAATctttggtgtccccaaatctacgctgttcccatgtccccaaatccacATTGTCCCCAAATCCACACTGTCCCCATGGGTGTCCCCAGATCTTCAGTGTCCCCATGGGTGTCCCCAAATctttggtgtccccaaatctacgctgtccccatgtccccaaatccacATTGTCCCCAAATCCACACTGTCCCCATGGGTGTCCCCAGATCttcagtgtccccatgtccccaaatgtttgatgtccccaaatcctcactgtccccacgtccccaaaccctcagtgtccccatggatgtccccaaatcctcactgtccccaaatccacactgtccccatgggtgtccccaaacccgcagtgtccccgctgtcccccacACGCCGAggtcaccctgtgccccatcaaatcctcactgtcccctcacctccccacacacacacacacacacacagacactgtcCCCGtggctgtccccacactgtcccctgtgtcccGAGGTCACTCTGTGTCCCCAAACCCGCACTGTCCCCTCTATCCCCCACATCCGAGGTCACTCTGTGTCCCTCTCCCTCTGTCTCCATTACCTCCCACACCCTCAGGACAACATGTCCCCCTCAAACCCGcactgtcccctgtgtcccctcctgtcccctctgtccctcacaCCGAGGTCgctccgtgtcccctccctgtcccctctatcccccacacccccagatctctctgtgtcccctccctgtcccctctgtccctcacaCCGAGGTCgctccgtgtcccctccctgtcccctctatcccccacacccccagatctctctgtgtcccctccctgtcccctctgtccctcacaCCGAGGTCTCTCCGTGTCCCCTCCGGGCCGCCCCGCGGGCGCTGCCGGGCTGAGGGCCGGGCCAGGCCGGGGATTGGCAGCAGCTCCGGGCATTGGAGCTGctcccggggccgggccgggccgggcatTGGAGCTGCTcccggggctgggccgggccgggcatTGGCGCTCCCGGGGCTGTGAGGGCTGAACGAGGCCGGACATTGGAGCTGCCCCAGGCCCGGAGGGGCCGGGCGAGCCCGGGGATTGGAGCTCCCGGGCCG
This region includes:
- the ETV3 gene encoding ETS translocation variant 3, which gives rise to MKAGCSIVDKPEGGGGYHFPEWAYKTESSPGSRQIQLWHFILELLQKEEFRHVIAWQQGEYGEFVIKDPDEVARLWGRRKCKPQMNYDKLSRALRYYYNKRILHKTKGKRFTYKFNFNKLVMPNYPFINIRPNGVVPQSAPPVPTASSRFHFPPLEPHSPGEEAAARFAPGTLLPPHAEALPDAERKPEPAELEESGPDWRRELLAPAHAAAGGAAPAGPKRKPEVVLPLFSRPGVFPEHPHSPFAVSPLPGRPGVLNVPISPALSLTPTLFSYSPSPGLSPFAAAGSSCFSFNPEEMKHYLHSQACSVFNYHLSPRTFPRYPLVVPPLQCPVPLEEPPQFPIKLQPPPAGRKNRERLESPEAAGPPRVKVEPAAPDQEQQQHEEEEEEEEKVPRKEEEEEEEEKAAVFARPAAPAWAPGAAQPGSSGEESAEKVPRECPGEAGGQERREDALMPPKLRLKRRWNGDSRQEAPEDSRPNGIWHLPKAVAAASDT